One part of the Arthrobacter sp. EM1 genome encodes these proteins:
- a CDS encoding CitMHS family transporter: protein MLVLLGFAMITVFMVLIMTKRLTPVLALIIVPTVFGLFAGAGLGIGDMVLDSMKSMTSTAALLMFAIIYFGLMIDVGLFDPLVRFILRRLGNDPAKVVLGTAVLAAAVSLDGDGSTTFILTTAAMLPVYLRLKMSPVILTCVAGLANGTMNILPWGGPTARAASALKISVSEVFVPMIPSLIAGLVVVFVFAWLLGLQERNRLRTVAPEIWGSADTPGDSYTGTGTGTGFGRLGFGRKPSGPGGSPAAARSAVAVLEHTGDLADERDSAMADTALDPNRSTLRPKLQWFNLGLTVAIMVLLVADLVPLPFVFMVGSAIALLVNFPRLKDQGAQLIAHAPSIVAVVSMVMAAAVLTGVLNGTGMVKAMSQWLVAIIPADMGPFMAVITGVLSIPMTFFMSNDAFYFGVLPVLSETAGHYGISAADMARASITGQPFHLQSPLVPAILLLVSLAKVDLGDHHKKVLWRTAVISLVMLATGVLTGAIGIG, encoded by the coding sequence GTGCTGGTATTACTAGGTTTCGCCATGATCACGGTTTTTATGGTGCTGATCATGACGAAAAGACTGACGCCCGTTCTGGCGCTTATTATTGTTCCCACCGTTTTCGGGCTTTTCGCCGGCGCCGGACTTGGCATCGGCGACATGGTGCTTGATTCCATGAAGTCGATGACCTCCACCGCGGCCCTGCTGATGTTCGCGATCATCTACTTTGGCCTGATGATCGACGTCGGGCTCTTCGACCCGCTGGTCCGGTTCATCCTGCGCCGGCTGGGCAACGACCCCGCCAAGGTGGTCCTCGGCACCGCCGTCCTCGCCGCGGCGGTCTCGCTCGACGGTGACGGATCCACCACCTTCATCCTGACCACCGCTGCGATGCTGCCGGTGTACCTGCGCCTGAAGATGAGTCCCGTGATCCTGACCTGCGTGGCTGGCCTGGCCAACGGCACCATGAACATCCTGCCGTGGGGCGGCCCCACCGCCCGCGCCGCCTCCGCACTGAAGATCAGCGTCTCGGAGGTGTTCGTCCCGATGATCCCCTCGCTGATCGCGGGCCTCGTCGTTGTGTTCGTCTTCGCCTGGCTGCTGGGCCTGCAGGAGCGCAACCGGCTGCGCACCGTCGCCCCCGAGATCTGGGGTTCTGCGGATACCCCCGGCGACAGCTACACCGGTACCGGTACCGGCACCGGCTTCGGCCGGCTCGGCTTCGGCCGCAAGCCGTCCGGTCCCGGCGGAAGCCCCGCCGCGGCACGGTCGGCAGTGGCGGTCCTGGAACACACCGGGGACCTCGCCGATGAACGCGATTCGGCCATGGCGGATACCGCGCTGGATCCCAACCGGTCCACGCTTCGGCCGAAGCTGCAGTGGTTCAACTTGGGCTTGACGGTTGCCATTATGGTGCTGCTGGTCGCCGACCTCGTGCCGCTGCCCTTTGTCTTTATGGTCGGCTCCGCCATCGCGCTGCTGGTGAACTTTCCCCGGCTCAAGGACCAGGGCGCGCAGCTGATCGCGCACGCACCTTCGATCGTCGCCGTCGTCAGCATGGTGATGGCCGCAGCGGTCCTGACCGGAGTGCTGAACGGGACCGGAATGGTCAAGGCCATGTCCCAGTGGCTCGTGGCCATCATTCCCGCCGACATGGGCCCGTTTATGGCCGTCATCACCGGCGTGCTCAGCATCCCCATGACGTTTTTTATGAGCAACGATGCCTTCTACTTCGGCGTCCTGCCGGTGCTCAGTGAAACGGCCGGCCACTACGGCATCAGCGCCGCGGACATGGCCCGCGCCTCCATCACCGGCCAGCCCTTCCACCTGCAGAGCCCGCTGGTACCGGCGATCCTGCTGCTGGTCTCCCTCGCCAAGGTGGACCTGGGCGACCACCACAAGAAGGTCCTCTGGCGCACGGCAGTTATCTCCCTGGTCATGCTGGCCACCGGAGTACTCACCGGAGCCATCGGCATCGGCTGA
- a CDS encoding response regulator, producing MPEDIRVLIVDDDFHVAKLHAAYVDSVAGFLALAPAGSASQALQAIHSLRPDLVLLDVYLPDASGLDLLHQLDVDTMILSAAADAVSLRLAFRRGALAYLLKPFTAESLSQQLRSYARYRRILAQPGNVTQDTVERAKRALIPGDVMASAKPRSATEAAVLESLAPGEQYSAAEVATRVGVSRATAQRYLSALADDGAVDIQLRYGSTGRPEHRYGLAAGAAG from the coding sequence ATGCCTGAGGACATCAGGGTGTTGATTGTGGACGACGATTTCCACGTCGCCAAGCTGCACGCGGCCTACGTGGACTCGGTGGCGGGATTCCTGGCCCTGGCCCCGGCGGGTTCCGCGTCGCAGGCGCTGCAGGCCATCCACAGCCTGCGCCCGGATCTGGTGCTGCTGGACGTGTACCTGCCGGACGCTTCCGGCCTGGACCTGCTCCACCAGCTGGACGTGGACACCATGATCCTCAGCGCCGCCGCGGACGCGGTCTCGCTCCGGCTCGCGTTCCGGCGCGGGGCGCTGGCGTATCTGCTCAAGCCATTTACTGCCGAGTCGTTGTCGCAGCAGCTGCGCTCGTACGCGCGCTACCGGCGGATCCTGGCCCAGCCCGGGAACGTCACCCAGGACACTGTGGAACGGGCCAAGCGGGCGCTCATCCCGGGCGATGTGATGGCCTCCGCTAAGCCCAGGTCCGCCACCGAGGCAGCGGTGCTGGAATCGTTGGCACCGGGTGAGCAGTACTCCGCGGCCGAGGTCGCCACCCGGGTAGGCGTTTCCCGGGCCACCGCACAGCGGTATCTGTCAGCGCTCGCCGACGACGGCGCCGTCGACATCCAGTTGCGGTACGGCAGCACCGGGCGCCCGGAGCACCGCTACGGGCTGGCGGCCGGCGCCGCCGGCTAG
- the gatC gene encoding Asp-tRNA(Asn)/Glu-tRNA(Gln) amidotransferase subunit GatC, protein MAAINRDDVAHLARLAHIEMSAEELDTMAGELAVIVDSVKSVSEAAGDDVPATSHPIPLTNVFREDVVGHTFTAEQALSGAPDAYEGRFKVPAILDEG, encoded by the coding sequence ATGGCTGCGATCAACCGCGACGACGTCGCGCATCTCGCGCGTCTCGCGCACATCGAGATGAGTGCTGAAGAGCTGGACACGATGGCAGGCGAACTCGCCGTCATCGTCGATTCAGTGAAGTCCGTAAGTGAAGCCGCCGGTGATGACGTCCCGGCCACGTCCCACCCGATCCCGCTGACGAATGTGTTCCGCGAGGACGTAGTAGGCCACACTTTCACGGCCGAACAGGCACTCTCCGGCGCTCCCGATGCGTACGAAGGCCGCTTCAAGGTCCCCGCAATCCTGGATGAGGGCTAA
- a CDS encoding ATP-binding protein, which yields MPRLTGRTPLRFATQTLLLQLAVVALVVLLTSAVHGWLTYDRLGREAENQALTLARTVASDPQVRAAVQQISAQPGTPPPAELLAGPLMAAAEGARTRTGALFVVITDETGLRLAHPEAERLGERVSTDPSEALAGKEVTTRNTGTLGPSAGAKVPVFAPESDTVVGEVSVGYSTESVSQSLGRDIVPIALTAAGALLVGVLASFLLRRRLQRLTLGLEPEEISTLVHDQVAVLQGVDDGVIGVAADGRISVFNSAARRLLGQPDLTGTPWSDAPVPARLLALTKSDAAEGDAVELVVGGRVLVASARKALHGREDLGWVLMLRDRTELQQLTRQLDAVGTMSTALRAQRHEFANQLHTIAGFISIGEHQQARDYLARLAATGPLKFPVDQAELLQDPYLQAFLGAKGVEADERGVSLRLGPETLVRGQVTEPQDVTTVLGNLIDNAVNAAVAGPSPDRWVEVEVLDEPGTGGNGGTLLIVVGDSGDGLPAAAAGGADDVFEDGFTTAGRPARAGAGQGLGLALARQLARRRGGDVRVLDPGSAGGPGAVFMATLPGTIVPTETKPNERDNDA from the coding sequence GTGCCACGCTTAACCGGCCGCACGCCGCTGCGGTTCGCTACCCAGACCCTGCTGCTCCAGCTGGCGGTGGTGGCCCTGGTGGTGCTCCTGACGAGCGCCGTGCACGGCTGGCTCACCTATGACCGGCTGGGCCGCGAGGCCGAAAACCAGGCCCTTACACTGGCCAGGACCGTCGCTTCCGATCCGCAGGTGCGGGCCGCGGTGCAGCAGATCAGCGCCCAGCCAGGCACTCCCCCGCCGGCCGAACTGCTGGCCGGGCCGCTGATGGCAGCAGCCGAGGGCGCCCGCACCCGCACCGGAGCACTTTTTGTGGTCATCACCGACGAGACCGGACTGCGGCTGGCGCACCCCGAGGCCGAGCGGCTGGGCGAGCGCGTGAGCACTGACCCGTCCGAGGCGCTCGCCGGCAAGGAAGTCACCACCCGGAACACCGGAACCCTGGGCCCCTCGGCCGGGGCCAAGGTCCCGGTGTTCGCCCCGGAATCGGACACCGTGGTGGGCGAAGTCAGTGTGGGCTACTCTACCGAAAGCGTCAGCCAGAGCCTGGGCCGGGACATCGTTCCGATCGCCCTGACCGCGGCCGGCGCCCTGCTGGTCGGCGTCCTCGCCTCGTTCCTGCTCCGGCGCCGGCTCCAGCGGCTGACGCTGGGCCTGGAACCGGAGGAAATCAGCACCCTGGTCCACGACCAGGTGGCGGTGCTGCAAGGGGTCGACGACGGCGTGATCGGCGTCGCCGCGGACGGCCGGATCAGCGTGTTCAACTCCGCCGCCCGGCGACTGCTGGGCCAGCCTGATCTCACCGGCACGCCGTGGTCCGATGCTCCGGTGCCGGCCCGGCTGCTGGCGCTGACCAAGTCCGACGCCGCTGAAGGGGACGCCGTGGAACTTGTTGTCGGCGGGCGGGTGCTGGTGGCCAGCGCCCGCAAGGCCCTGCACGGCCGGGAGGACCTGGGCTGGGTGCTGATGCTGCGGGACCGGACCGAACTTCAGCAGTTGACCCGCCAGCTCGACGCCGTGGGAACCATGTCCACCGCGCTCCGGGCCCAGCGGCACGAGTTCGCCAACCAGCTGCACACCATCGCCGGGTTCATAAGCATCGGCGAGCACCAGCAGGCCCGTGATTACCTGGCCCGGCTGGCTGCCACCGGTCCGCTGAAATTTCCCGTGGACCAGGCCGAACTGCTCCAGGACCCCTATCTGCAGGCCTTCCTCGGCGCCAAAGGGGTGGAAGCGGACGAGCGGGGCGTGAGCCTGCGGCTCGGACCGGAAACCCTGGTCCGGGGACAGGTCACCGAGCCGCAGGACGTCACCACCGTGCTCGGCAACCTGATCGACAACGCCGTGAACGCCGCCGTCGCGGGCCCGTCACCGGACCGCTGGGTCGAGGTGGAAGTGCTCGACGAGCCCGGCACCGGAGGCAACGGCGGCACGCTGTTGATTGTCGTCGGGGATTCCGGCGACGGGCTGCCTGCCGCTGCGGCCGGCGGTGCTGATGACGTGTTCGAGGACGGATTCACCACCGCCGGCCGTCCGGCGCGGGCGGGCGCCGGCCAGGGCCTGGGCCTCGCGCTGGCCCGCCAGCTGGCTCGACGGCGCGGCGGCGACGTGCGCGTACTTGACCCGGGCTCCGCCGGCGGCCCCGGCGCGGTTTTTATGGCGACCCTGCCGGGGACCATTGTGCCCACTGAGACGAAGCCTAACGAAAGGGACAACGATGCCTGA